The Plasmodium vinckei vinckei genome assembly, chromosome: PVVCY_14 genome window below encodes:
- a CDS encoding RNA-binding protein, putative: MADDASETLYVGGIHETIDKKCLYDIFSSFGDVRNIEIPMNLVTNKNRGFAFIEYVEKNDAKHAMYNMNNFELNGKIITVNYSRTKKIDQYKPVWIDELYNQEQMRLMEEGTSNVEKEEKDAAQEEEE; the protein is encoded by the exons ATGGCTGATGATGCTAGCGAAACATTATATGTTGGTGGGATTCATGAAACGatagataaaaaatgtttatatgatatattttcttcatttggAGACGTAAGGAATATTGAAATACCAATGAATTTAGTTACAA acaAAAATAGAGGATTTGCATTTATTGAATACGTAGAGAAGAATGACGCAAAGCATGCCATGTATAATATGAACAACTTTGAATTAAAcgggaaaataataacagtAAATTATTCCAGAACTAAGAAAATAGATCAATACAAACCAG TGTGGATCGATGAATTATACAATCAAGAGCAAATGAGATTGATGGAAGAGGGCACGTCAAat gTGGAAAAGGAAGAAAAAGATGCCGCTCAAGAAGAAGAGGAATAG